TTGAGGCGACGCTCACAAAGCTCGCATTCTCTCTAAGACGCGCCGCTTGAACCCGAGCCACAAGCCCGGTGGAGAGCCCCCGATCAATTTTTTGCCGAAAATTCGAAAGGTGAACGATGAATATGCCAAGCGCGGAATGCTCCACGTCGGATCTCTCCCCCCCTGCTGAAACCGAAACCGGCTCGATCGGCGCGACCGTGCTGATGCGCGCGCTCGCTGACGAAAACGTCGAATTCATTTGGGGATATCCGGGCGGCTCGGTACTCTACATCTACGACGAACTGTACAAGCAGGACAAGATCCAGCACGTGCTGGTGCGCCACGAGCAAGCCGCGGTGCACGCCGCGGACGCCTACGCGCGCTCCACCGGCAACGTCGGCGTGTGCCTGGTAACCTCCGGGCCCGGTGTGACGAACGCGGTGACCGGCATCGCCACCGCATACATGGACTCGATTCCGCTGGTGATCATCAGCGGCCAGGTGCCGACGGCGGCGATTGGCCAGGACGCGTTCCAGGAATGTGACACGGTCGGGATTACGCGGCCGTGCGTGAAGCACAACTTCCTCGTGAAGGACGTGCACGAACTCGCCGCGACAGTGAAGAAGGCGTTCCACATTGCCCAGAGCGGCCGCCCCGGGCCGGTGCTGATCGACATCCCGAAGGATGTGTCGAAGGCGCCGTGCCACTACGAGCCGATCAAGCATATTGCGCTGCGCTCGTACAATCCGGTCACGAAGGGTCATTCAGGCCAGATCCGCAAGGCGGTCGCACTGCTGCTGTCTGCGAAGCGCCCGTACATCTATACTGGCGGGGGGATCATCTTGGCCGAGGCTTCGCGCGAGTTGAACCAGTTCGCGGACCTGCTCGGCTACCCGGTCACCAACACGCTGATGGGCCTGGGTGGCTATCGCGCGACGGATCGCAAGTTCCTTGGCATGCTCGGCATGCATGGCACGTACGAGGCCAACATGGCGATGCAGCACTGCGACGTGCTGATTGCGATCGGTGCCCGCTTCGACGACCGCGTCATTGGCGACCCCACGCATTTCGCGAGTACGCCGCGCAAGATCATCCATATCGACATCGACCCCTCATCGATTTCCAAGCGAGTGAAGGTCGACATCCCGATTGTGGGCGACGTGAAGGAAGTGCTCAAGGAATTGATCGAGCAGTTGCAGACCGCGCCGCACGGCCCGGACGATGCCGCATTGGACGCGTGGTGGCAGCAGATCGAGCAGTGGCGTGCCCGCGATTGCTTGAAGTACGACCGCGACAGCGAGATCATCAAGCCGCAGTACGTCATCGAGACGCTCCACGAGTTGACCGGCGGCAACGCGTTCGTGTGCTCGGACGTCGGTCAACATCAAATGTGGGCTGCGCAATTCTACCGCTTCGACAAGCCGCGCCGCTGGATCAATTCCGGGGGACTCGGGACGATGGGCTTCGGTCTGCCGGCTGCGATGGGCGTGAAGATGGCGCATCCGGACGCCG
This region of Mycetohabitans endofungorum genomic DNA includes:
- a CDS encoding acetolactate synthase 3 catalytic subunit, with translation MNMPSAECSTSDLSPPAETETGSIGATVLMRALADENVEFIWGYPGGSVLYIYDELYKQDKIQHVLVRHEQAAVHAADAYARSTGNVGVCLVTSGPGVTNAVTGIATAYMDSIPLVIISGQVPTAAIGQDAFQECDTVGITRPCVKHNFLVKDVHELAATVKKAFHIAQSGRPGPVLIDIPKDVSKAPCHYEPIKHIALRSYNPVTKGHSGQIRKAVALLLSAKRPYIYTGGGIILAEASRELNQFADLLGYPVTNTLMGLGGYRATDRKFLGMLGMHGTYEANMAMQHCDVLIAIGARFDDRVIGDPTHFASTPRKIIHIDIDPSSISKRVKVDIPIVGDVKEVLKELIEQLQTAPHGPDDAALDAWWQQIEQWRARDCLKYDRDSEIIKPQYVIETLHELTGGNAFVCSDVGQHQMWAAQFYRFDKPRRWINSGGLGTMGFGLPAAMGVKMAHPDADVVCITGEGSIQMCIQELSTCKQYETPVKIVSLNNRYLGMVRQWQQLEYNKRYSHSYMDALPDFVKLAQAYGHVGLRIERRADVEPALKEALRLKDRTVFLDFQTDPTENVWPMVQAGKGITEMLLGAEDL